In Triticum aestivum cultivar Chinese Spring chromosome 5B, IWGSC CS RefSeq v2.1, whole genome shotgun sequence, the following proteins share a genomic window:
- the LOC123113898 gene encoding zerumbone synthase, with translation MSAAAGGSSSSSSTPAPRLEGKVALVTGGASGIGEAIVRLFRQHGAKVGIADIQDEAGQQLRDSLGGDPDVLFVHCDVTVEEDISRAVDAAAGKFGTLDIMVNNAGITGDKVTDIRNLDFADVKKVFDINVHGMLLGMKHAARVMIPNKKGSIVSLASVASVIGGMGPHAYTASKHAVVGLTKSVALELGRHGIRVNCVSPYAVPTALSMPHLPQGEQKGDAVRDFLAFVGSEANLKGVDLLPKDVAEAVLYLASDEARYISALNLVVDGGFTSVNGNLKAFED, from the exons ATGTCGGCCGCCGCCGGCGgcagctcctcctcgtcctccactCCAGCGCCGCG GTTGGAAGGAAAGGTTGCGCTGGTTACCGGCGGCGCCTCCGGTATCGGCGAAGCCATCGTCCGCCTCTTCAGACAGCACGGCGCCAAGGTTGGCATAGCGGACATCCAGGATGAAGCCGGGCAGCAGCTCCGCGACTCCCTCGGAGGCGACCCCGATGTCCTGTTCGTGCACTGCGACGTCACCGTGGAGGAGGACATAAGCCGGGCCGTCGATGCGGCGGCTGGGAAGTTTGGCACCCTCGACATCATGGTCAACAATGCCGGCATTACAGGCGACAAGGTTACCGATATCCGGAACCTCGActttgctgatgtcaagaaggtgTTCGACATCAACGTGCACGGCATGCTTCTCGGCATGAAGCACGCGGCGCGTGTCATGATCCCGAACAAGAAGGGATCCATTGTGTCGTTGGCGAGTGTTGCCAGTGTCATTGGAGGGATGGGGCCTCACGCATACACCGCGTCGAAGCACGCGGTGGTGGGTCTCACCAAGAGTGTGGCATTGGAGCTGGGGAGGCATGGCATACGGGTGAACTGCGTGTCCCCCTACGCCGTGCCCACAGCGCTCTCCATGCCGCATTTACCCCAAGGAGAGCAGAAGGGTGATGCAGTGAGGGACTTCCTGGCCTTTGTTGGCAGTGAGGCAAACCTGAAAGGTGTTGATCTGCTGCCGAAGGATGTCGCCGAGGCGGTGCTCTACCTGGCGAGCGACGAGGCGAGGTACATCAGCGCGCTCAACCTCGTGGTCGACGGCGGATTCACCTCCGTGAATGGCAACCTGAAGGCGTTTGAGGACTAG
- the LOC123113897 gene encoding triacylglycerol lipase SDP1, which yields MEESGEASIGPFRIGPSTLLGRGAALRVLLLSSLWRLRARARTATRAALSRARGAALPVAASWLHLRNTHGVLLAVVLLGLLLRKLSGARSRLALARRRQLCKSAMRYAGAYEEWVRAAKVLDRMSDQVNESDFYDVELIGSRLDELRRRREEGSLRDVVFCMRGDLVRNLGNMCNPELHKGRLEVPRLIKDFIDEVSTQLKMVCESDTDELLLEEKLAFVQETRHAFGRTALLLSGGASLGSFHVGVVKTLVEHRLLPRIVAGSSVGSIICSIVATRTWPEIESFFIDSLQILKFFDRIGGVFAVTKRVMTYGALHDISQMQRLLRDLTSNLTFQEAYDITGRVLGVTVCSPRKNEPPRCLNYLTSPHVVIWSAVTASCAFPGLFEAQELMAKDRFGHIVPFHAPFATDPEQGPGASKRRWRDGSLEMDLPMMQLKELFNVNHFIVSQTNPHISPLLRMKEIVRAYGGRFAGKLARLAEMEVKYRCNQVLEIGLPLGGLAKLFAQDWEGDVTMVMPATVAQYLKIIQNPTYPELQMAANQGRRCTWEKISAIRANCAIELALDESIAALNHKRRLRRSIERAAASSQGYTDSVRLKTPRRVPSWSCISRENSSGSLSEDHFAAAISSNHQGTIRVDGAPHTSHHVRQRSHDGSESESETIDLNSWTRSGGPLMRTSSADQFINFIQNLEIESEFDGVHTIEGGNAGIFTGPTFSRDPYPTNISRATTPDGPDRCTEISEAEPCNNTSIAVSEGDLLQPGRTTNGILLNFVRREDLIARHNGDADVAESSLPEAYVDRTHSESGDAISAASDSSEDNKDVADSDNPSVSHTDFVTPPQPSVDDNADGRLDFK from the exons ATGGAGGAATCCGGGGAGGCGAGCATCGGGCCCTTCAGGATCGGCCCGTCGACGCTCCTCGGCCGGGGCGCCGCGCTCCGGGTGCTCCTGCTCAGCTCGCTGTGGCGCCTGCGGGCCCGCGCGCGCACCGCGACGCGCGCCGCGCTCTCGCGTGCGCGCGGGGCCGCGCTGCCGGTGGCGGCGTCCTGGCTGCACCTCAGGAACACCCACGGCGTGCTCCTCGCGGTCGTGCTCCTCGggctgctcctcaggaagctctccgggGCGCGGTCGCGGCTGGCGCTGGCGCGCCGGCGTCAGCTCTGCAAGAGCGCGATGCGGTACGCGGGGGCGTACGAGGAGTGGGTGCGCGCCgccaaggtgctcgacagaatgtctGACCAGGTCAACGAGTCGGACTTCTACGACGTGGAGCTCATCGGGAGCAGGCTCGACGAGctccggcggcggagggaggaggggtCGCTCCGGGACGTGGTCTTCTGCATGCGCGGCGATCTCGTCAGGAACTTGGGGAACATGTGTAATCCTGAGCTGCACAAAGGCAGGTTGGAG GTGCCTAGACTTATAAAAGATTTCATTGATGAGGTTTCAACTCAATTGAAAATGGTGTGTGAATCTGATACGGATGAGTTGCTTTTGGAAGAGAAGCTTGCCTTTGTTCAGGAAACCAGACATGCCTTTGGAAGGACTGCGCTACTCTTAAGTGGGGGTGCTTCACTGGGTTCATTCCATGTGGGTGTAGTGAAAACTTTGGTCGAGCATAGGCTTCTGCCTCGTATAGTAGCAGGATCGAGTGTTGGTTCCATTATATGCTCAATTGTCGCAACCCGAACGTGGCCTGAGATTGAGAGCTTCTTCATAGACTCACTACAGATCTTAAAGTTCTTTGATAGGATAGGTGGAGTTTTTGCTGTTACGAAACGGGTTATGACTTATGGTGCACTTCATGACATCAGCCAGATGCAAAGGCTTTTGAGGGATCTCACAAGTAACTTAACATTTCAAGAGGCTTACGACATAACTGGCCGTGTTCTTGGGGTCACTGTTTGCTCTCCTAGAAAGAATGAGCCACCTCGCTGCCTCAACTACCTGACATCACCACATGTTGTCATTTGGAGTGCTGTAACTGCCTCTTGTGCATTCCCGGGCCTCTTTGAAGCTCAGGAGTTGATGGCAAAGGATAGATTTGGCCACATAGTTCCCTTCCACGCGCCCTTTGCCACAGATCCAGAACAGGGTCCTGGAGCATCAAAGCGCCGGTGGAGGGACGGAAGTCTGGAGATGGATTTGCCAATGATGCAACTGAAGGAGTTGTTCAATGTAAACCATTTCATTGTGAGCCAAACTAATCCACACATCTCTCCACTCCTCAGAATGAAGGAGATCGTCAGAGCTTATGGAGGCCGCTTTGCAGGAAAG CTCGCTCGTCTTGCTGAGATGGAGGTGAAGTATCGATGTAACCAAGTTCTGGAAATTGGCCTCCCACTAGGAGGACTTGCAAAGTTGTTTGCTCAGGATTGGGAGGGTGATGTCACCATGGTTATGCCAGCAACAGTAGCTCAG TACTTGAAGATTATACAAAACCCGACATATCCAGAACTCCAAATGGCTGCCAACCAGGGTCGCAGGTGCACATGGGAGAAGATCTCTGCGATCAGAGCAAACTGTGCAATTGAACTTGCATTGGATGAATCCATAGCAGCCCTCAACCACAAACGAAGGCTAAGAAGAAGCATTGAAAGGGCAGCAGCTTCTTCCCAGGGATATACCGACAGTGTTCGACTCAAAACACCAAGGAGGGTGCCATCATGGAGCTGCATCAGCCGAGAGAATTCGTCAGGATCTCTCTCGGAAGATCACTTCGCGGCCGCCATCTCATCCAATCACCAAGGTACTATTCGAGTGGATGGTGCACCGCACACGTCTCATCATGTTCGTCAGAGGTCACACGATGGAAGTGAGAGTGAATCAGAGACCATCGACTTAAACTCATGGACCAGGAGTGGTGGGCCTCTGATGAGGACTTCATCAGCTGACCAGTTCATCAACTTTATCCAGAATCTCGAGATTGAGTCCGAGTTCGATGGGGTTCATACAATAGAGGGTGGCAATGCAGGTATTTTCACAGGACCCACATTTTCCAGAGATCCATATCCAACCAATATTTCCAGAGCTACCACACCAGACGGTCCAGATAGATGCACAGAAATTTCTGAAGCAGAGCCATGCAATAACACAAGCATTGCCGTGTCTGAAGGAGATTTGCTGCAGCCTGGGAGGACTACCAACGGGATTCTACTTAATTTTGTCAGAAGAGAAGACCTGATTGCTCGGCATAACGGCGATGCTGACGTGGCCGAGAGCTCCTTACCTGAAGCATATGTGGACAGAACACATTCAGAATCAGGTGACGCCATCTCAGCTGCTTCTGACAGCTCTGAAGATAACAAAGATGTCGCTGACTCGGACAATCCCTCGGTTTCTCATACAGATTTTGTAACTCCGCCTCAACCCTCTGTTGACGACAACGCAGATGGTAGGCTAGATTTTAAATAA